In Mus caroli chromosome 9, CAROLI_EIJ_v1.1, whole genome shotgun sequence, a single window of DNA contains:
- the LOC110301652 gene encoding glutathione S-transferase A4 → MAAKPKLYYFKGRGRMESIRWLLAAAGVEFEEEFLETREQYEKLQKDGRLLFGQVPLVEIDGMLLTQTRAILSYLAAKYNLYGKDLKERVRIDMYADGTQDLMMMIAGAPFKTPKEKEESYALILSRAKTRYFPVFEKILKDHGEAFLVGNQLSWADIQLLEAILMVEELSAPVLSDFPLLQAFKTRISNIPTIKKFLQPGSQRKPPPDGPYVEVVRTVLKF, encoded by the exons ATGGCAGCCAAACCTAAGCTCTACTACTTTAAAGGCAGGGGAAGGATGGAGTCGATCCGCTGGCTGCTGGCTGCGGCTGGAGTGGAG TTTGAAGAAGAATTTCTTGAGACAAGAGAACAGTATGAGAAGTTGCAAAAGG ATGGACGCCTGCTTTTTGGCCAAGTACCTTTGGTTGAAATAGATGGGATGCTGCTGACACAGACcagggccatcctcagctaccttGCTGCCAAGTACAACTTGTATGGGAAGGACCTGAAGGAGAGAGTCAG GATTGACATGTATGCAGATGGCACCCAGGACCTGATGATGATGATTGCCGGGGCTCCATTTAAAACCCccaaggaaaaagaggagagctATGCTTTGATACTGTCAAGAGCTAAAACCCGTTACTTCCCAGTGTTTGAAAAG ATTTTAAAAGACCACGGAGAGGCTTTTCTCGTTGGCAACCAACTCAGTTGGGCAGACATCCAGCTCCTAGAAGCCATTTTGATGGTGGAAGAACTCAGTGCCCCTGTGCTGTCCGACTTCCCTCTGCTGCAG GCATTTAAGACAAGAATCAGCAACATTCCTACAATTAAGAAGTTCCTGCAACCCGGAAGTCAGAGGAAGCCTCCTCCAGATGGCCCCTATGTTGAGGTGGTCAGGACTGTCCTGAAGTTCTAG